From one Nocardioides scoriae genomic stretch:
- a CDS encoding serine hydrolase domain-containing protein codes for MTQPGPAPRAEHLQAVTDRYQAERRLPSLVTGLLDPGLPSGLGWTGAAGSPATSDTQFRIGSITKTLTAVLVLQCRDEGLLSLDDPLGRFVPEAGRYAAATVRGLLSHTAGMQSEPAGPWWERSPGGTVAQLLAANDGSGAVFEPGTHHHYSNLGYGLLGEVVARVRGASWRTLVSTRVLEPLGLRRTSYAAEAPAATGWSVHHLAGTLVPEPAHDTGAMAPAGQLWSTVEDLARFGGFLLDGHPDVLDAPTLREMRQPVAPATEYGLGVRVAPYAAGLLVGHTGSMPGFQSALLVDPVRRTGVVALTNATTGFSGTELAGALLGPRTPGRLDPWVPARQVPAWALELLGTWHWGSSAYEVRWHADRLEWRDLARGLAIAEQFTRAPDGRIVGEAGYHHGETLHVVRREDGSVLRLECATFVYTREPYRDDADHSPTEETAR; via the coding sequence GTGACCCAGCCGGGTCCGGCCCCACGGGCCGAGCACCTGCAGGCCGTCACCGACCGCTACCAGGCCGAGCGCCGGCTGCCCTCGCTGGTGACGGGGCTGCTCGACCCCGGGCTGCCCTCGGGGCTCGGGTGGACCGGAGCCGCCGGGTCCCCGGCGACGTCCGACACCCAGTTCCGCATCGGCTCGATCACCAAGACCCTCACGGCCGTGCTGGTGCTCCAGTGCCGCGACGAGGGGCTGCTCTCGCTCGACGACCCGCTGGGCCGCTTCGTCCCCGAGGCCGGGAGGTACGCCGCCGCCACCGTCCGCGGTCTGCTGTCCCACACCGCGGGGATGCAGAGCGAGCCGGCCGGGCCGTGGTGGGAGCGCTCGCCCGGCGGCACGGTCGCGCAGCTGCTCGCGGCCAACGACGGCTCCGGGGCGGTCTTCGAGCCCGGGACGCACCACCACTACTCCAACCTGGGCTACGGCCTGCTCGGCGAGGTCGTCGCCCGGGTGCGGGGCGCGTCCTGGCGCACGCTCGTGTCCACGCGGGTGCTGGAGCCGCTCGGCCTGCGGCGCACGTCGTACGCCGCCGAGGCGCCGGCCGCGACCGGCTGGTCGGTCCACCACCTGGCCGGCACCCTCGTGCCCGAGCCCGCCCACGACACCGGTGCCATGGCCCCGGCCGGCCAGCTGTGGAGCACCGTCGAGGACCTCGCCCGGTTCGGCGGCTTCCTGCTCGACGGTCACCCGGACGTGCTGGACGCCCCCACGCTGCGCGAGATGCGCCAGCCGGTGGCCCCGGCGACGGAGTACGGCCTCGGCGTCCGCGTCGCGCCGTACGCCGCCGGGCTGCTGGTGGGCCACACCGGCTCGATGCCGGGCTTCCAGTCGGCCCTGCTCGTCGACCCGGTCCGCCGCACCGGCGTGGTCGCGCTGACCAACGCCACCACCGGCTTCTCGGGCACCGAGCTGGCCGGCGCGCTGCTCGGTCCGCGCACGCCCGGCCGCCTCGACCCGTGGGTGCCGGCCCGGCAGGTGCCCGCGTGGGCACTGGAGCTGCTCGGCACCTGGCACTGGGGCAGCTCGGCCTACGAGGTGCGCTGGCACGCCGACCGGCTGGAGTGGCGCGACCTCGCCCGGGGCCTGGCGATCGCCGAGCAGTTCACCCGGGCGCCCGACGGCCGGATCGTCGGCGAGGCCGGCTACCACCACGGCGAGACCCTGCACGTGGTGCGCCGCGAGGACGGCTCGGTGCTCCGGCTCGAGTGCGCGACCTTCGTCTACACCCGCGAGCCCTACCGCGACGACGCCGACCACTCGCCGACCGAGGAGACCGCCCGATGA
- a CDS encoding DUF3817 domain-containing protein — MTPRRLFRALALTEVVTWTLLLLGMVLEHGTGTTDLLVRVGGGLHGFAFLAYAATVVLLAVDARWSAGRTLLGLVSAVVPYATVPFERSTERAGLLPEHWRLAGEPTASGPVERLVAGGLRRPVLAGVVVLAMLAVVFTGLLAAGPPTRWGS; from the coding sequence ATGACCCCCCGCCGCCTGTTCCGCGCCCTCGCCCTTACCGAGGTGGTGACCTGGACGCTGCTGCTGCTCGGCATGGTGCTCGAGCACGGCACGGGGACCACCGACCTCCTGGTCCGCGTCGGCGGCGGGCTGCACGGCTTCGCCTTCCTGGCGTACGCCGCGACGGTGGTCCTGCTCGCCGTCGACGCCCGCTGGTCGGCGGGCCGCACCCTGCTCGGGCTGGTCTCCGCTGTGGTGCCCTACGCGACCGTGCCGTTCGAGCGGTCGACCGAGCGGGCCGGCCTGCTGCCGGAGCACTGGCGCCTGGCGGGGGAGCCGACGGCCTCGGGGCCCGTCGAGCGGCTCGTCGCCGGTGGCCTGCGGCGTCCCGTCCTCGCCGGGGTCGTCGTGCTGGCGATGCTGGCCGTGGTGTTCACCGGCCTGCTCGCGGCCGGTCCGCCGACCCGGTGGGGCAGCTGA
- a CDS encoding bifunctional nuclease family protein, with product MREVEVVGVRVEMPSNTPIVLLREAAGERYLPIWIGAVEATAIAFAQQGVVPPRPLTHDLLRDVLEATGNEISEIRITEMKDNVFYATLVLASGVEVSARPSDSIALALRTGSKIVCAEELLDDAGILVPDEQEDEVEKFREFLDHVTPEDFEKGQG from the coding sequence GTGCGCGAGGTCGAGGTAGTCGGAGTCCGGGTCGAGATGCCGTCCAACACGCCCATCGTGCTGCTGCGGGAAGCCGCGGGGGAGCGCTACCTCCCCATCTGGATCGGGGCCGTCGAGGCCACCGCCATCGCCTTCGCCCAGCAGGGCGTCGTGCCGCCGCGGCCGCTCACCCACGACCTGCTGCGCGACGTCCTCGAGGCGACCGGCAACGAGATCAGCGAGATCCGGATCACCGAGATGAAGGACAACGTCTTCTACGCGACGCTCGTCCTGGCCTCCGGCGTCGAGGTCAGCGCCCGGCCCTCGGACTCGATCGCGCTGGCGCTGCGCACCGGGTCCAAGATCGTCTGCGCCGAGGAGCTGCTCGACGACGCCGGCATCCTGGTGCCCGACGAGCAGGAGGACGAGGTCGAGAAGTTCCGCGAGTTCCTCGACCACGTCACGCCAGAGGACTTCGAGAAGGGCCAGGGCTGA
- a CDS encoding TldD/PmbA family protein, translating into MPGASVDPTFLALPLQRLADVALGRARDFGVTHADFRLERNRYQHLSVRDGQLEGAQDAEDLGFAVRVLLDGAWGFASGVELSDSEAVRVAETAITVARVAAKMTSTPVELAPEPVHRDVTWVSPYVVNPLEVPLAEKVALLSGWTRELTGPGGVDHASGSLQQVQENKFYADLAGSSITQQRVRLEPMLEAHATDPATGAFDSMATLCPPFGRGWEVFSDGSFDFDAERAELPDLLRAKLAAPSVEPGRYDLVIDPNNLMLTIHESVGHATELDRALGYEANYAGTSFATLDQLGTLHYGSPAMHVVGDRTAPGGLATVGYDDEGVRTQAWDIVRDGTLVGYQLDRSMAHTYGAELNGGRSNGCAFADSPGHIPIQRMANVSLQPDPDGPDTAGLISRVERGIHVVGHKSWSIDMQRYNFQFTGQRFYRIEDGELKGQLRDVAYQATTTDFWRSMEAVGGPQTYVLGGAFNCGKAQPGQVAPVSHGTPSALFRDVNVLNTSEEGTA; encoded by the coding sequence ATGCCTGGCGCCTCCGTGGATCCCACCTTCCTCGCGCTCCCCCTGCAGCGGCTCGCCGACGTCGCGCTCGGACGGGCCCGGGACTTCGGCGTCACGCACGCCGACTTCCGGCTCGAGCGCAACCGCTACCAGCACCTGTCGGTGCGCGACGGCCAGCTCGAGGGCGCCCAGGACGCCGAGGACCTCGGGTTCGCCGTCCGGGTGCTGCTCGACGGCGCCTGGGGCTTCGCCTCCGGCGTCGAGCTGAGCGACTCCGAGGCCGTGCGCGTCGCCGAGACCGCCATCACCGTGGCCCGCGTCGCCGCCAAGATGACCAGCACGCCGGTCGAGCTCGCACCCGAGCCGGTGCACCGCGACGTCACCTGGGTCTCGCCGTACGTCGTGAACCCGCTCGAGGTCCCGCTCGCCGAGAAGGTCGCGCTGCTCTCGGGCTGGACCCGCGAGCTCACCGGCCCCGGCGGCGTCGACCACGCGAGCGGCAGCCTCCAGCAGGTCCAGGAGAACAAGTTCTACGCCGACCTCGCCGGGTCCTCGATCACCCAGCAGCGGGTGCGCCTGGAGCCGATGCTCGAGGCCCACGCCACCGACCCGGCCACGGGCGCCTTCGACTCGATGGCGACCCTCTGCCCGCCGTTCGGGCGCGGCTGGGAGGTGTTCTCCGACGGCTCCTTCGACTTCGACGCCGAGCGGGCCGAGCTGCCCGACCTGCTGCGTGCCAAGCTCGCGGCGCCCAGCGTCGAGCCGGGGCGCTACGACCTGGTCATCGACCCCAACAACCTGATGCTGACGATCCACGAGTCGGTCGGCCACGCCACCGAGCTCGACCGGGCCCTGGGCTACGAGGCCAACTACGCCGGCACGTCGTTCGCCACGCTCGACCAGCTCGGCACGCTCCACTACGGCTCGCCGGCGATGCACGTCGTGGGCGACCGCACCGCGCCGGGTGGCCTGGCCACCGTCGGCTACGACGACGAGGGCGTCCGGACCCAGGCGTGGGACATCGTCCGCGACGGGACCCTGGTGGGCTACCAGCTCGACCGCTCGATGGCCCACACCTACGGCGCGGAGCTCAACGGCGGCCGCTCCAACGGCTGTGCCTTCGCCGACTCGCCCGGCCACATCCCGATCCAGCGGATGGCCAACGTGTCGCTGCAGCCCGACCCCGACGGGCCCGACACGGCCGGGCTGATCAGCCGCGTCGAGCGCGGCATCCACGTCGTGGGCCACAAGTCGTGGTCGATCGACATGCAGCGCTACAACTTCCAGTTCACCGGCCAGCGGTTCTACCGGATCGAGGACGGCGAGCTGAAGGGCCAGCTGCGCGACGTCGCCTACCAGGCGACCACCACCGACTTCTGGCGCTCGATGGAGGCCGTCGGCGGCCCCCAGACCTACGTCCTGGGCGGCGCCTTCAACTGCGGCAAGGCCCAGCCGGGCCAGGTGGCGCCGGTGAGCCACGGCACGCCGTCCGCCCTGTTCCGCGACGTCAACGTCCTCAACACCTCCGAGGAGGGCACGGCCTGA
- a CDS encoding MerR family transcriptional regulator translates to MASTTDGGTTAGRDQRAEQAALDAALDATEQGLLFDDDVSTLPKDLGYRGPTACNAAGITYRQLDYWARTGLVEPTVRGATGSGTQRLYSFRDILILKIIKRLLDAGISLQQIRTAVSHLRARGTDDLTRVTLMSDGASVYECTSNDEVIDLLQGGQGVFGIAIGGVWREIEGSLAELPSERTAEEAEDATGEAGSDELSRRRKARQTG, encoded by the coding sequence GTGGCCAGCACGACAGACGGCGGCACGACCGCAGGACGCGACCAGCGCGCCGAGCAGGCGGCGCTCGACGCCGCCCTCGACGCCACCGAGCAGGGGCTGCTCTTCGACGACGACGTGTCGACGCTGCCCAAGGACCTCGGCTACCGCGGTCCCACGGCCTGCAACGCGGCCGGCATCACCTACCGCCAGCTCGACTACTGGGCCCGCACCGGCCTCGTCGAGCCCACGGTCCGCGGCGCGACCGGCTCGGGCACCCAGCGGCTCTACAGCTTCCGCGACATCCTCATCCTCAAGATCATCAAGCGGCTCCTCGACGCCGGCATCTCGCTGCAGCAGATCCGCACCGCGGTCTCGCACCTGCGGGCCCGCGGCACCGACGACCTGACGCGCGTCACGCTGATGAGCGATGGCGCCAGCGTCTACGAGTGCACCAGCAACGACGAGGTCATCGACCTGCTGCAGGGCGGCCAGGGCGTCTTCGGCATCGCCATCGGCGGCGTCTGGCGCGAGATCGAGGGCTCGCTCGCGGAGCTGCCCTCCGAGCGCACCGCCGAGGAGGCCGAGGACGCCACGGGCGAGGCCGGCTCCGACGAGCTGTCGCGGCGCCGCAAGGCCCGCCAGACCGGCTGA
- the gcvP gene encoding aminomethyl-transferring glycine dehydrogenase, producing the protein MSDAPSTLAGLIRPRPFAERHIGPDDDQVTLMLKALGLSSLEALMDDAVPSRIRAGALDLPPAASEAATARELREIAAENNPLVPMIGLGYHGTVTPPVVRRNVLEDPAWYTAYTPYQPEISQGRLEALLNFQTMVADLTGLPTSNASLLDEGTAAAEAMTLVRRANRKASGPFVVDADALPQTIAVVRTRAEAMGVEVVVADLTDGLPADLETVSGTLVQYPGASGRVLDPRPVVEQTHERGGLAVVAADLLALTLLESPGELGADVAVGSSQRFGVPLFYGGPHAGFMAVGQGLERHLPGRLVGVSVDAHGRPAYRLALQTREQHIRRDRATSNICTAQVLLAVVASMYAVHHGPDGLTAIARATHAQAVALAERLRDGGVEVVHDAFFDTVLARVPGRAGEVVAAAREAGVHVRHVDADHVGLSTSEVSDCDVLDRVLGAFGVAGGTADLAPAEALPAELRRETPFLTHEVFNTHRSETAMLRYLRRLSARDYALDRGMIPLGSCTMKLNATTEMEPVSLPGFADLHPFAPAEDARGYHRLIGQLESWLAVVTGYDEVSIQPNAGSQGELAGLLAIRGYHRANGDDQRTVCLIPSSAHGTNAASAVMAGMKVVVVKSSEDGSVDMDDLRAQCETHRDDLAAIMVTYPSTHGAYEDTISELCEVVHEAGGQVYVDGANLNALLGYAKPGEFGGDVSHLNLHKTFCIPHGGGGPGVGPVGVRAHLAPYLPSHPDHPVEARREGIGPISAAPYGSAGILPISWAYVRMMGAEGLTQATAVAVLAANYVASRLEDHFPVLYRGHQDHVAHECILDLRPLAKASGVTVDDVAKRLVDHGFHAPTMSFPVAGTLMVEPTESEDLDELDRFCEAMIAIRAEIARVEAGEWSPEESPLRGAPHTAASLLEGGERAYPAALAAYPAGPDPDKYWPPVGRIDQAYGDRNLQCSCPPLEAFE; encoded by the coding sequence ATGTCAGACGCGCCCTCCACCCTCGCGGGCCTCATCCGCCCGCGTCCCTTCGCCGAGCGCCACATCGGGCCGGACGACGACCAGGTGACCCTGATGCTCAAGGCCCTCGGCCTGAGCAGCCTCGAGGCGCTGATGGACGACGCGGTGCCCTCGCGGATCCGCGCCGGCGCCCTCGACCTGCCGCCGGCCGCCTCCGAGGCCGCCACCGCCCGGGAGCTGCGCGAGATCGCCGCGGAGAACAACCCGCTGGTGCCGATGATCGGGCTGGGCTACCACGGCACGGTGACCCCGCCCGTCGTGCGCCGCAACGTGCTCGAGGACCCGGCCTGGTACACCGCCTACACGCCGTACCAGCCCGAGATCAGCCAGGGCCGGCTCGAGGCCCTCCTCAACTTCCAGACCATGGTCGCGGACCTGACGGGCCTGCCGACCTCCAACGCCTCGCTGCTCGACGAGGGCACCGCGGCCGCCGAGGCGATGACGCTCGTGCGCCGGGCCAACCGCAAGGCGAGCGGCCCCTTCGTGGTCGACGCCGACGCGCTGCCCCAGACGATCGCGGTGGTGCGCACCCGCGCCGAGGCGATGGGCGTCGAGGTGGTCGTCGCCGACCTGACCGACGGCCTGCCCGCCGACCTCGAGACCGTCTCCGGGACGCTCGTGCAGTACCCCGGTGCCTCCGGGCGGGTCCTGGACCCGCGCCCCGTGGTCGAGCAGACCCACGAGCGCGGCGGCCTCGCCGTGGTCGCCGCCGACCTGCTGGCCCTGACGCTGCTGGAGTCGCCCGGCGAGCTCGGCGCCGACGTCGCCGTCGGGTCCTCGCAGCGCTTCGGCGTCCCGCTGTTCTACGGCGGCCCCCACGCCGGCTTCATGGCCGTCGGCCAGGGCCTGGAGCGGCACCTGCCCGGTCGGCTCGTCGGCGTCTCGGTCGACGCCCACGGCCGCCCGGCGTACCGCCTGGCGCTGCAGACCCGCGAGCAGCACATCCGCCGCGACCGCGCGACCTCCAACATCTGCACCGCGCAGGTGCTGCTGGCCGTCGTCGCCTCGATGTACGCCGTGCACCACGGCCCCGACGGCCTCACCGCGATCGCCCGGGCCACCCACGCCCAGGCCGTCGCCCTGGCGGAGCGGCTGCGCGACGGCGGCGTCGAGGTCGTGCACGACGCCTTCTTCGACACCGTCCTGGCCCGCGTGCCCGGTCGCGCCGGCGAGGTCGTCGCCGCGGCCCGCGAGGCGGGCGTGCACGTGCGCCACGTCGACGCGGACCACGTCGGCCTCTCGACCTCCGAGGTGAGCGACTGCGACGTGCTCGACCGCGTGCTGGGCGCCTTCGGCGTCGCGGGCGGCACCGCCGACCTCGCCCCCGCCGAGGCGCTCCCGGCCGAGCTGCGCCGCGAGACGCCGTTCCTGACCCACGAGGTCTTCAACACCCACCGCTCCGAGACCGCGATGCTGCGCTACCTGCGCCGGCTCTCGGCCCGCGACTATGCGCTCGACCGCGGCATGATCCCGCTGGGCTCGTGCACCATGAAGCTCAACGCCACCACCGAGATGGAGCCGGTCAGCCTGCCCGGCTTCGCCGACCTGCACCCGTTCGCGCCGGCCGAGGACGCCCGCGGCTACCACCGCCTCATCGGCCAGCTCGAGTCCTGGCTGGCCGTCGTCACGGGGTACGACGAGGTCTCGATCCAGCCCAACGCCGGGTCGCAGGGCGAGCTGGCCGGCCTGCTGGCGATCCGCGGCTACCACCGGGCCAACGGCGACGACCAGCGCACGGTGTGCCTGATCCCGTCGTCGGCCCACGGCACCAACGCCGCCTCGGCCGTGATGGCCGGCATGAAGGTGGTCGTGGTGAAGTCCTCCGAGGACGGCTCGGTCGACATGGACGACCTGCGGGCGCAGTGCGAGACCCACCGCGACGACCTCGCCGCGATCATGGTCACCTACCCCTCCACCCACGGGGCCTACGAGGACACCATCTCCGAGCTGTGCGAGGTGGTGCACGAGGCCGGCGGCCAGGTCTACGTCGACGGGGCCAACCTCAACGCGCTGCTCGGCTACGCCAAGCCCGGCGAGTTCGGCGGGGACGTCTCGCACCTCAACCTGCACAAGACGTTCTGCATCCCGCACGGCGGCGGTGGCCCCGGCGTCGGTCCGGTCGGCGTGCGCGCCCACCTGGCGCCGTACCTGCCCAGCCACCCGGACCACCCGGTCGAGGCCCGTCGCGAGGGCATCGGCCCGATCAGCGCGGCGCCGTACGGCTCGGCGGGGATCCTGCCGATCTCGTGGGCCTACGTGCGGATGATGGGCGCCGAGGGCCTCACCCAGGCCACGGCGGTCGCGGTGCTCGCGGCCAACTACGTCGCCTCGCGGCTCGAGGACCACTTCCCGGTGCTCTACCGCGGCCACCAGGACCACGTCGCCCACGAGTGCATCCTCGACCTGAGGCCGCTGGCCAAGGCGAGCGGCGTGACGGTCGACGACGTCGCCAAGCGGCTGGTCGACCACGGCTTCCACGCGCCGACGATGAGCTTCCCCGTCGCCGGCACCCTCATGGTCGAGCCGACCGAGAGCGAGGACCTCGACGAGCTGGACCGCTTCTGCGAGGCCATGATCGCCATCCGCGCCGAGATCGCCCGGGTCGAGGCGGGGGAGTGGAGCCCCGAGGAGTCCCCGCTGCGGGGCGCCCCGCACACCGCGGCCTCGCTGCTCGAGGGCGGCGAGCGGGCCTACCCGGCCGCGCTCGCGGCGTACCCGGCCGGTCCGGACCCGGACAAGTACTGGCCCCCGGTCGGCCGCATCGACCAGGCCTACGGCGACCGCAACCTGCAGTGCTCGTGCCCGCCGCTAGAGGCCTTCGAGTGA
- a CDS encoding metallopeptidase TldD-related protein, with amino-acid sequence MTVRPQQLVEHALEASTSDACVVLVEDSTSANLRWANNTLTTNGVMRSTEVTVIAFAGAGNASVSGSAATPEQVTALVEAADRAAALAEAAEDRADLVAGDAVADWDDAPAETSIEVFDRFAGELGEEFTRAEAESRILYGFVFHEVTTTYLGSSTGLRRRHVQPTGHYGCTGKDTGLTTSAWVGGATRDFADVSATRMASDLATRIGWGARRLDLPAGRYDTVLPPTAVADLMVDAYWSLGARTAADGQSVFSRPGGGTRIGEPVVAPGVQLFSDPAYPALEAAPFVLAAGSSDRSSVYDNGLPLGRTSWIEDGRLAALQQTRHTARLTGQPTTTAIDNVVLSVDGGRGTDLDLAAGLDDGLLLTCLWYIREVDPQTMLLTGLTRDGVYKVEGGEIVGAVNNFRYNESPVDLLKRFSHAGETVPSFSREWGEDFFSRTATPALRVPDFNMSSVSQAL; translated from the coding sequence ATGACCGTCCGACCCCAGCAGCTCGTCGAGCACGCCCTGGAGGCCAGCACCAGCGACGCCTGCGTCGTGCTGGTCGAGGACTCGACCTCCGCCAACCTGCGGTGGGCCAACAACACGCTCACCACCAACGGCGTGATGCGCTCGACCGAGGTCACGGTGATCGCCTTCGCCGGCGCCGGCAACGCCTCGGTCAGCGGCAGTGCCGCCACCCCGGAGCAGGTGACGGCCCTCGTCGAGGCGGCCGACCGCGCCGCCGCCCTGGCCGAGGCCGCCGAGGACCGGGCCGACCTGGTCGCCGGTGACGCCGTCGCCGACTGGGACGACGCCCCGGCCGAGACCTCGATCGAGGTCTTCGACCGCTTCGCGGGCGAGCTCGGCGAGGAGTTCACCCGCGCCGAGGCCGAGTCGCGCATCCTCTACGGCTTCGTGTTCCACGAGGTGACCACCACCTACCTGGGGTCCTCGACCGGGCTGCGCCGCCGCCACGTGCAGCCCACCGGCCACTACGGCTGCACCGGCAAGGACACCGGGCTGACCACCAGCGCCTGGGTCGGCGGCGCCACCCGCGACTTCGCCGACGTGTCCGCGACCCGGATGGCCTCCGACCTGGCCACCCGCATCGGCTGGGGCGCCCGTCGCCTCGACCTGCCCGCGGGTCGCTACGACACCGTGCTGCCCCCGACCGCGGTCGCCGACCTGATGGTCGATGCCTACTGGAGCCTCGGCGCCCGCACGGCCGCCGACGGGCAGAGCGTGTTCTCCCGCCCCGGCGGCGGCACCCGGATCGGCGAGCCCGTGGTCGCCCCCGGCGTCCAGCTCTTCTCCGACCCCGCCTACCCCGCGCTCGAGGCCGCGCCCTTCGTGCTGGCCGCGGGGTCCTCGGACCGCAGCAGCGTCTACGACAACGGCCTCCCGCTCGGTCGCACCTCGTGGATCGAGGACGGCCGGCTGGCGGCGCTGCAGCAGACCCGCCACACCGCCCGTCTCACCGGGCAGCCGACGACGACGGCCATCGACAACGTGGTGCTGTCGGTCGACGGCGGCCGGGGCACCGACCTCGACCTCGCCGCGGGCCTCGACGACGGCCTGCTGCTGACCTGCCTGTGGTACATCCGCGAGGTCGACCCCCAGACCATGCTGCTGACCGGGCTGACCCGCGACGGCGTCTACAAGGTCGAGGGCGGGGAGATCGTCGGGGCGGTCAACAACTTCCGCTACAACGAGAGCCCGGTCGACCTGCTCAAGCGGTTCAGCCACGCCGGCGAGACGGTCCCGAGCTTCTCGCGCGAGTGGGGCGAGGACTTCTTCTCCCGCACCGCCACGCCTGCGCTGCGGGTGCCGGACTTCAACATGAGCTCGGTGTCCCAGGCGCTGTGA